The sequence below is a genomic window from Pagrus major chromosome 20, Pma_NU_1.0.
CATCCTCGTTTGGGCTTGGACTTAAAGTTGGTTGATTAtgttaaacaaacaaatctcaCACTATAAAAAGTCTATAAGTAGCCCACACACCTGACACAAGAGGTGACAAGTTGCTTCAGTTCGTCAGTGACTTTATTTCCAGTTTTGAGTTCATTCTGAGCTGTCTCGTCTTTAGTGCCTCTACAGCACCGAGTACCAGCGCGACCAGgcgcagcagcagaggaggtaACAAAGATGCTGTTCCCCAAACTCCACAGGACATGCTGAGGCGCAGCATGAGACATAAAATACGTGAGGTGAGGAAGATAAACAGAGTCAATGCTGGTGATGGACATGTTGTTGTGTCTCTTAAAACTCACCCATCCACCTTCTTTCCAGAGTATAACGAGGAAATCTCTGCCTGCTACAAAAAGGAGGACCACCTCAGTCGTGCTCAAAAAGATAAACACACCTGGCCCAGCCTCGATGCTGTTTGATGATGGGGACACACCGAGGCACATACTCAAGAACATCCTGCTCACAGGTGAGTGTATGGGCCTGCCTGTATTCACACACcatgctgcagctgtttgttgtcCTTCTAACCATGTCATGTTTCATGTGATTCAGAGCCTGTGAGGTCCCCTGTGGTTCATGAGAGAGCTGAAACAGAAGAGCCACAGCCGTCTTCAGCCAACTCCGGCAATACCAGCAAACGTCCAAGGTTAGCACCGTGTGTAACTGAATTGATGTAGACTTGCAGTCTCTCCTGCTAGATTGACTGTTGAGTATCTGGCTAGATGTTGCTGTGTATTTATTACAGGTTTGTATTTGCTTCACTTTCAGCATTGAGCTGTCAGGGTTAGACTTGCCTGATATAACTATTGGCAACGCTACAAGTATCGTGAAGGGACTGAGCAGAAAGAGACCCCGCCGGAGCCTTAATGTAACAGCTTTTGAGAAGCGTCTTAAAGGTGGAGAAGGTAAGGTTAAAGCCACCACTGATGGGCTTCACTGCTTTAACTGGATTTTGTAGGATCTTAAGGATGGTTAGTATTGTGAATTCATATATTTACATTGCTGCTTgtgcttacagatgttgaagAGGAGATCGAAGAGGCAATAGACGAGCAGTCATCGCTTTCTTTAAGGTAAtctgcataaaaaaaagaaaaaatggttGACTCATCCGGAATTGTCtgatctttgtgtttttttcaaagcaaTTTGATAACTTTTTACAATGTTACTAAGTGATTAGATAGCTATGTGGCTTGTCcaatctgtttcttttctttttttggcagtTCCACTTCCCTGAGTTTAAAAACTCCCTTTGTGGATGTTCGGACGGAGCGAAAGCGCCTGCAGAGAAGAGTTTCTAACCGACGAAAAATCACGGAGGAAGAATTTGGTGCTGCTGTGAATAAAAGGCAGATGGGAGGTGATTATGAAGATTGTAACTAAAGTTTTCCTTTTCATTCCATGTGTGATCAAATATGtaacaagtatttttttttaactatttaaactgtaaaatgtcattaaCCGGAagatggtttgtttgttttttgcagaaaaccataaattaatcatttaaattatatttcttCCAGGGATTGATTCATTGACTTAAAGTTTCAAGGCTAGACCAGACtattttaaacttaaaattgTCCCTCTCCCGTTTATTCTGACCTGTTGTGGAGTATATTtgaatgtaaatgttatatttcagAAGGTTGAAGGAAGCTCTTGTTTTAAGAGAGGAGAAGAACACTGTAGTATGTATGTGAGTCATTTGCAGCTGCTGTCCTCAGTTATTGTCGCtaagtctcttttttttgtcctttgtggttttttctctcccttcttgTCTCTCAGAGGTGAGCACCTTCGTCGAGCGGGGTCACAGTGAGACCGCCTTCTCTGAGGGCTTCACTATGGGTTTCAGCAAACTCAGCGAACCCGACATCACCACTGATATCGTCCACTGTAACACGGCTCTCTACGCCCAGCCTGATGCCATGACCTCCAACTTTTCCATTGTTGCAACTCAGGACAAACCCACGGTGATGGCGTCTCAGCTTCAGAGACAGAtgatagaggaggaggagctgatggAAGCGGAGCAGAACATGCCGGGGGAAGTGGGTTCATTGTATTTGTTTCCAACTGAAGAGGTAGTGGAAGAACTTCAGATTGAAGAAAGTTCTTCTCGATCTCTGTCCAAGGATGATTCAGGCATGGCAGAATCTCCAAAGGAGGAATGGAAGAGTGCAGCTCATGGTCAACATGAAGATGCTGCAGCCATGTTGCaacctgagagagaggaggagggcacTAGTGAAAGGGATGATAGAGCCGAGTCTGAGGAAGACGAGAACAGAGTGGAATCTCAAACCGAAGAGGAGAATGAAGAGGATGGTTTAGCCGACTCTCAAACTGAGGAAGATGACGAAGAAGGTGGAGTTGATTCCCAGCCTGAAGAAGATGTTGCAGCCGGGTCTCAgtctgaggaagaggaagttgCACCAGAATCTCaaacagaagatgaagaagaagaaggtggagCAACCAGGTCTCagtctgaggaagaggaggttgTACCGGACTCTCAAACCGAAGAAGAGAGTGCAGTCGACTCTCAAACTCAAGAATTAGGTGCTGTTGAGGAAGAGGGAGATGTTGTAGAATATCAGAGTGGTCAAGAGGATCCTGCAGAGGGGGGTTCGGCTGACTCTCAAGCCGAAGATGAGCATGATGGGAAGCCGGAGGAGGAAGATGGTGAGCAGGCATCAGAACAGCTGGAACCTGACTTTGAACACATCAGTCGCAGAGCTCATTACTCTGCGGGCGGAGTCCTGCTGGTTAGAGAAGCAGAGGGGGATTTGTCAGACGCCACAGAGGCAGGTGAGGAtgtcagaaaaaacatttccctGTGGACATAAGGGCTGTAACCAACAATCGTATTTATTATCGATAAATCTGTAAACTATTGTTTAGATGAATGGTTTTTTTAGTTGATAAGAAAATAGGCCTGTAGTTTATGAATAGTTGTCTGGCTGATATTAAATCTGTTCGACTGACTCATGTCAAAGTGTTTTAAAGTGAAAGTACTTGTTAACAACCACGTGTTGATATTTGCGTGTAGGATGGTCCGATGGCAAGTCCAAAGCACACAGTGCTGGTGATGTACGCAGCAGCCTGGAAATGGGAAGCCACGAGAGCGGTCCGCATCATACTGAGATCCCTGACGTGGCTGAGTCCTCTTCTCAAGGACAGACGGATGCTTCTGGTGCAGAGGCCGAGCACGACGCTGATAAAGAGAACTCCTTGCGTCTGTCTGTTGAACACAGCGGACACTTATATGATGATTcacctgaagaagaagctgctcaGGACTCCGCTGAACAGGAGGAAGAATGGGAGGATGGAGATGATGGTGAGGAGAATGAAGGTCAgcctctctttgtgtctgtttttatgtaaaaaaaaagtttggtaaaaataaaacacactgttttcttttataaaacCTTCAGAGGTCCCCAGCAAGACTCCAGCATTtgtcagagagaaaaggaagtttTTTCACCCTGATCCTCTGGCCTCACCTTCTGTTCTGAAGAATGTTCAAGCAAGGCAAGTTGCATCTCAAACATCCCTTAAATTTTTAATCAATACTTTACTAAAATGTTGTCCAATTGGTGCAGAATGTCCAACGTCAAATACAGTTTTAAAAGTATATTTATAACTTTTAACTGTCTGGAAGGCAACAGAAAGTTTGATTGACTATGCAGATTTGATTGATATCTTCAATGTTACTGACAAGTTCTTCTTGTGTGTTTTGCCAGCAGTAGCACAGGTGAAGGTTTGCCTGCACCTAAACCAAAAAAGCAGGTGAGAAAGAGGACAGCGGCCGCTAAAAAGAAAGGAGGCCTCCCTAAGAGCTACCTTATGAATGTGTTCAAGCACTTTGCCAAAACGAAGGTCTCTGCAGACGTGTACCCTGTTCTACAGGAAACGTGAGTTACTAAACTGACCGCTaattttgttttgcactgtaaaagctttctctctctgtactgTACACACTGACCTCATTGTTGTTCACTGACAGGATGGATAAATTCTTCGAGCGGATGGCAGAGGACTTGGAGACGTACGCTCTTCATGCAAAGAGAAAAACCATTGAGGTTGAAGATGCTGAACTTCTGTTGAAAAGGTAGGAGGGTTGTGTGCTCGAGTGAGTTCGCATGCTGTTCTAAGACGGCAATAATGACTTTCTGTGATCAAAAGTTTTTAACGTGACAAGAAACACATCTCATAAAAAAGttcttttaaactttatttaaaaagacagttgGAGAAAGATTTGTTTTGTGGCCACACTGATTGGTTGCCATGCCTTGGATCAATGAATAGCATGAATATTAGTAAACTGTATGACATCTGCATtcagcacaaaataaaatgctataacatgtttatttcagtgtaaaacacatttttgacattgACATATTAATTGTTACAGCCAACGTGCACACACccagcagacatggagcaacatAAGCATTAATATGTGGTTGTGTGTCTGGCAAATTCTGGTTCTTTAGCTTTTAAATTCTCCactatgctaaccagctagttgctaactgtgtctgtctgctgcttggTGGTTGGCAAGTACTGCACAGTGAGTTTTAGAGCTATTTGAAAAGTTGTGGAGCCCTAAAACCTAAACACTGAGCTAAAAGACACTATAAAGCTCCGTAAAGCTGAAGGAAACTACAGATACAGTGATAGCTCCATGTTGTCTCAAGCAAAACAAACCCTTTAATATTTCACAGATTCATGTGACcaattgttaatataaaatatttattagagcagctttaacaaaacaaaataaaaagccttttaaaaaactcaaatacagaaaatacatttagttCCACTCACATCAATTCACAATGAAAAAGAGCACGAATTACAGACAACAAGCAAACTTCACATTATCGACCTCTAGATGGCAGCCTTGAGCTCCATGTTCAGTCTGAAGAAAAGCTCAGGAGAGAGTAATTGAAATATGCAACGTTGATCAATGAGAGCATAGATCTTGCCtgcattataaataaaaatgcctGACACTTAATTACTTACATTAAACTTACCCGGTGTGTTTTTTGCACTCTGCAGGCAGGGTTACATCAATGACAAGGTGCCGGTGGAAGTGCTTATCGAAAAATATCTTCGTATGGACCAGCGCAAGCTTCTGATCCCCATTGCAACCAGTGGAAATGTTGTTATTCCTAAAAAGCGgagatgatttatttatttatttttaatctgtttaatCTGGTTTCTTGTCTTGAACAACTGATGTCTCAATGTAATGTTGTTTACCAGAATATAAAGatttctgtaaatgtgtaaatatttgtgtatttttaaccaagacttcagttttgtttgtgaCGTCTGTATAGCCCTTGTCTTTGTATTTCTCATCTGTATTAATATACTGTGTGGGGTCGAGTGTGAGTATAGATATGTAACTGGCTGTTTGACAACAGTACTTTGTCTTTATCACGTAAGATGACATCAGTATGTCTCAACTTTCCCTGTCTTTTTATGCATACACTTTCTtttctgaaacagaaaatgatgtACTGACTTGTCAAACTAATAAACCTTGAAATAAATTTCTCTTTCATATTTCTGTGCTGGATTAGCGTCCTTTAACTGTAGTCCTATCCCTGCTGAGTGGCCCGTTCTCACCTGTATGAACACTGATGAGAATGCAGGTTTCCTTTGACAGATTAGACTTGCAGTCCGTCCGGCTTTACTTGACAGTTGTATGAAAGAAATGTTATGGAAGCATTTAAATTGTGCATTTAAAGACTGGTCAGAGTTTGGGTGAAAGATGACCTAATCATgtattttatgactttattagaaaagaaaaagaaagtaacaCTTTGCAGGACTTTCCTCGTAAATCCATCTATAAAGGTCATACTGTTCATTGCTTCGAATTCATTATAACTAACCCTTATCATAGTCAGTGGAACGAGTGAAAACAACTTATTTTGCTGACAAAAGCAGAGTACTGTAGTTGTATTCATGAAAAATCTccattcagtttgtttttcacactttATTGCAAGAAAACTTTGGGGAATTAGAGGTTAAATATGTATTACAGACGCCTTCAGTGTGAGCAGATGAATCCAGAGATTTATTCCATCTACAGTTTAATTAAACTCAACCTTTAACAGTTGATATCCGTTAATCTTGGCCGGCTGTGTTAATAACCTTGGCGTGAGGCAATAGCTCAAACAGTCAGCTGATTAAATTAAGATAAAACAGATTTCTGTGGTGGTTAAATTAAACACTGGCCCTAGCATCCATGTGAATGAACTATATACATAACAAAGCTATAACTAGGTGATTTATTCCACCTCTTACAAGCTGAAAAGAAAGATAAATCagatagaaagaaaatgaagtcTCCTAATaggatatttttcatttaattcatgGAGTGTGGGATTACTCCCAGACAGCAGGGGGCGCTCTTTGTGAGCCTGCTCGGGTCTGCCAGTTGTACAGACAGCTAGCCTGctagcaaacaacaacagaagatCCCGGACAACTAGCTTTATAATTCAACCTAACACAAAGGTAAGTCCGGCGATAAATACACCAGAGAGCTGTGAAATAAGGACGAAAGACTTTAATTCACTCGATTGAGGCCGTTGTGTCGTATTAGCAGTCGCAGTTTTTGCGGTAATATCCCCGACCTTTTTGTTTGGCTTAGGTTAGCTGCTACATTATCCGGGCTAACTAGCCCACTAGCTTGATCGAGTTAGCTCGCGTGCTAACGTCAGATCTTCTGGATCATTGACAGTGTTATGTACTTTTAACGGTAGAGGACCTTGTCGTAGCTGTATGGGACTTTAGTTTATTCACAAGCACACTGGTCTTTACGTGTAGCTAAAATAAAGAGTCAGTTTAAGGTAACATAGCATTGTCGATAATCTGTATTGTTAGCAGGTTATCTACCTGCTACTGTCACCGCCTACATAGTCTGCTTCAGTGTGAGCTCAGTAGGTTGACTTAGTATAAACATGTTGATTACAGCTACGTTTAAACCTAGggttaaaatgtaatatatgtttGTGGGGTATACATGTCAGGACCAAGATATACAGTCTGTCTCAGGCCTTCATACATCTTCATTAAAACcattaaatgtactgaagaGGATAATTTATTGTGGTCGGTTTGTCCTCAGAGGTGCTCATGTTGTTATGGTCTGTTCTCTCCAGTAAAGGTTCACTCAGCTGCTCAGGAACTGGTTTGTTGACCAGCTGTCATTTATAATTGTTTGAGTAGAAATGGATGAGGTGAAGTTGTGTGACCCTGAGGCAGTGTTATCTTCTCAATATTTGTGCATCAGGTTCACTGGGAACAGACCAACACCACAGCAGTGACTTCACCTGTAATGTCATTTCTTCATACTGATAGGAGGTTTTGTCCATCTCGAACACAGTAACATGAGCGTTGGTATCTTTATGAAGAttaagatgttttgttttgtcaagaCTGTTTTTGGAGAAGGGTCGGCGCAGCTGTATACAAAATGTTTCGACCATAGTTTGTAGTGTGATGATAACATTGGATTGTAAGTATTAGTCCTGCCTGTGCATCAAGACAATCAAGATCAGATATGACTGGGAAACAAGTATTCTTCAGGTCAAGACCCCTTTACCTACATTTCAAATGCAGCAACTGTCTTAAATGTAGCTCAAATGCATCATTTAAGGATATACTGGCAGCTGTGTGTCTTCATTATGATGAACACAAGTGTAATCTGTGAGGCTTTCTCGCAGTTCTCTCCATCTTTAGTAGTATTTTATACATTTCTGCCTACTATTAAAGGTCAAAGTGCTGCCTTTAAGTTTTTCCTGAGTCTGAATCTCTTTGCCTTGCAGATATACTGAGTGAACATAACTGAGTTTAGCTGAGCGCACCTTTAGTGTGATGACCTAAAGTCAAATCCGCTGCGGTTGCACTCTCCATCTTTCAAACGgtgtaaaaaagaaatgcaatttgtaaaatgATGAACCACCACTGAAGTCTCAAATCAGTTTTCGACTCAGGAATGCATGTGGTGAAATTTTGTATCATGAAACCGAGTCACAAATGTCAGTTTCACTCCTAGTTGGCAAAGTATTTTAATACTTGTTCTCCTACTGAATGTGAAGTTACATTTCTTTATCTTACGTAGTTCAATTGTGCAGCttagaaaaatataaatcaaatgtCTAGTATATGTTTTTCAGTAATCATAAGACGTTTATTTTATAAGCTCTCACAACAGCATTATTTGCATAATGCAGTGGCTGATGTGTCCTTTGCTGTAGGGCTGACTCATGTCAACATATTCAAATTTTAATACTGAGGCAGAATTTGATTTTAACTATACAAGTGGCCAGAAGAAGTCTGTCATAAATAGACCACCTGATAAAAAATCAGACAACTTTTAGGATTAGGATGTTACACACAGTTCACAATAGCAGTTTGTTGATTTCTGGTGGCTTCTTCTGATATTTGGAGCGTTTTGTGGTGTGGACATAAATCAAATCCAGTTGCACTCTTTTTAAATAACCAAAGACTTTCTTCCGTCATGATGTCTCACACAACAACAGTGTCTGTCACGCAGAGTGGATCAGTGATTTTAATTGAAGAATCATACAACCGTAGTCTGCAGTGAACCCGTCTGTGACTTGAAGCCATTAAATTGTTGTTTACCTTTGTAACTGCTGGCTATTTACAAAACAATGAATAGGCATGGCTTCATCAAGGTTCCCACAGGTTCCTGGGTTCCTTGCCAGTTTATGAATTTAAGGGAAACAATCAACTTGTAAATAGACATAATGTATTTTTGGAAAGAATAGGACTTGAagtgtgtgtctcctgcagttgCATCATTGTTGGACGTTTTTGTCAGGTGTGTGCATGAGTGGTTAAAGTCGAATGATGCGGGTTAAGGCAAGTAAGCAAGAAAGCCAACATCAAGTGAACCTTACAGGAGACCTATtacacttgttttcttttccttcagtgtgttatgtaggtatttgtgcatgtaaaagttcttgaaagttaaaaagcccaaagtcagctcctctctcccacagctcGTCAGTAGttccacctttaattctgtgactttgtgacatcacactacctcaccatgtcacacatttgcaaaatgtatgcctatattcataattatgcctATATTTacaagtgaagctaactggaagctgaaaacacggCATGTACAGCATTACTCCACTGCTCCTCAGATACACCTAAACCCTTTTTTAGCTTTAATGACTGGACTACTTGCAGAGCTCTGCAGCCCGCAGGAACGTCTGCCCTTAGAGGTCAACACGTCAAGTGTAGCTGCTCGTCGGGGTATGAAACAGGTGACTGGAGACATTAGATATGCATTGAGGTCTCTCCTCCTTTTAACCTCCCGTGCCCGGCGAAGTGAGTAGGGTTTTAGCGAGGAAGTACCGGCAGGAGGTGAAGCCTGGGTGCTAATGCTTTTTTGCCCCGTCAAATCCCCTTCACTGTAATTGTGGGTCTGCACAAAGTCAGGGATGAGAGCGAGGCAAGCTGATCGCTGTAGCAAAATCAATAGTTCATACCTCTCTGAGATTGAGTTTTTAGGAAAGGAGGAGCACCGTGACCAAGGGCAGAATATGAAATCACTCCCAGAGAGGCCCAACGCGCGCTGTGCAATCGATCCCCGGTCCCTGTACCAATTATACTTTTAAGGTTTGTCTGTGGCTTACTGCGGTCCTCAAAGACCAAAGCT
It includes:
- the cenpt gene encoding uncharacterized protein cenpt isoform X1 — translated: MDLTEDLSARVLLKNILSTEPPRTPITRSASTAPSTSATRRSSRGGNKDAVPQTPQDMLRRSMRHKIRESITRKSLPATKRRTTSVVLKKINTPGPASMLFDDGDTPRHILKNILLTEPVRSPVVHERAETEEPQPSSANSGNTSKRPSIELSGLDLPDITIGNATSIVKGLSRKRPRRSLNVTAFEKRLKGGEDVEEEIEEAIDEQSSLSLSSTSLSLKTPFVDVRTERKRLQRRVSNRRKITEEEFGAAVNKRQMGEVSTFVERGHSETAFSEGFTMGFSKLSEPDITTDIVHCNTALYAQPDAMTSNFSIVATQDKPTVMASQLQRQMIEEEELMEAEQNMPGEVGSLYLFPTEEVVEELQIEESSSRSLSKDDSGMAESPKEEWKSAAHGQHEDAAAMLQPEREEEGTSERDDRAESEEDENRVESQTEEENEEDGLADSQTEEDDEEGGVDSQPEEDVAAGSQSEEEEVAPESQTEDEEEEGGATRSQSEEEEVVPDSQTEEESAVDSQTQELGAVEEEGDVVEYQSGQEDPAEGGSADSQAEDEHDGKPEEEDGEQASEQLEPDFEHISRRAHYSAGGVLLVREAEGDLSDATEAGWSDGKSKAHSAGDVRSSLEMGSHESGPHHTEIPDVAESSSQGQTDASGAEAEHDADKENSLRLSVEHSGHLYDDSPEEEAAQDSAEQEEEWEDGDDGEENEEVPSKTPAFVREKRKFFHPDPLASPSVLKNVQASSSTGEGLPAPKPKKQVRKRTAAAKKKGGLPKSYLMNVFKHFAKTKVSADVYPVLQETMDKFFERMAEDLETYALHAKRKTIEVEDAELLLKRQGYINDKVPVEVLIEKYLRMDQRKLLIPIATSGNVVIPKKRR
- the cenpt gene encoding uncharacterized protein cenpt isoform X2 is translated as MDLTEDLSARVLLKNILSTEPPRTPITRSASTAPSTSATRRSSRGGNKDAVPQTPQDMLRRSMRHKIRESITRKSLPATKRRTTSVVLKKINTPGPASMLFDDGDTPRHILKNILLTEPVRSPVVHERAETEEPQPSSANSGNTSKRPSIELSGLDLPDITIGNATSIVKGLSRKRPRRSLNVTAFEKRLKGGEDVEEEIEEAIDEQSSLSLSSTSLSLKTPFVDVRTERKRLQRRVSNRRKITEEEFGAAVNKRQMGEVSTFVERGHSETAFSEGFTMGFSKLSEPDITTDIVHCNTALYAQPDAMTSNFSIVATQDKPTVMASQLQRQMIEEEELMEAEQNMPGEVGSLYLFPTEEVVEELQIEESSSRSLSKDDSGMAESPKEEWKSAAHGQHEDAAAMLQPEREEEGTSERDDRAESEEDENRVESQTEEENEEDGLADSQTEEDDEEGGVDSQPEEDVAAGSQSEEEEVAPESQTEDEEEEGGATRSQSEEEEVVPDSQTEEESAVDSQTQELGAVEEEGDVVEYQSGQEDPAEGGSADSQAEDEHDGKPEEEDGEQASEQLEPDFEHISRRAHYSAGGVLLVREAEGDLSDATEAGWSDGKSKAHSAGDVRSSLEMGSHESGPHHTEIPDVAESSSQGQTDASGAEAEHDADKENSLRLSVEHSGHLYDDSPEEEAAQDSAEQEEEWEDGDDGEENEEVPSKTPAFVREKRKFFHPDPLASPSVLKNVQASSTGEGLPAPKPKKQVRKRTAAAKKKGGLPKSYLMNVFKHFAKTKVSADVYPVLQETMDKFFERMAEDLETYALHAKRKTIEVEDAELLLKRQGYINDKVPVEVLIEKYLRMDQRKLLIPIATSGNVVIPKKRR
- the cenpt gene encoding uncharacterized protein cenpt isoform X3 encodes the protein MDLTEDLSARVLLKNILSTEPPRTPITRSASTAPSTSATRRSSRGGNKDAVPQTPQDMLRRSMRHKIRESITRKSLPATKRRTTSVVLKKINTPGPASMLFDDGDTPRHILKNILLTEPVRSPVVHERAETEEPQPSSANSGNTSKRPSIELSGLDLPDITIGNATSIVKGLSRKRPRRSLNVTAFEKRLKGGEDVEEEIEEAIDEQSSLSLSSTSLSLKTPFVDVRTERKRLQRRVSNRRKITEEEFGAAVNKRQMGEVSTFVERGHSETAFSEGFTMGFSKLSEPDITTDIVHCNTALYAQPDAMTSNFSIVATQDKPTVMASQLQRQMIEEEELMEAEQNMPGEVGSLYLFPTEEVVEELQIEESSSRSLSKDDSGMAESPKEEWKSAAHGQHEDAAAMLQPEREEEGTSERDDRAESEEDENRVESQTEEENEEDGLADSQTEEDDEEGGVDSQPEEDVAAGSQSEEEEVAPESQTEDEEEEGGATRSQSEEEEVVPDSQTEEESAVDSQTQELGAVEEEGDVVEYQSGQEDPAEGGSADSQAEDEHDGKPEEEDGEQASEQLEPDFEHISRRAHYSAGGVLLVREAEGDLSDATEAGWSDGKSKAHSAGDVRSSLEMGSHESGPHHTEIPDVAESSSQGQTDASGAEAEHDADKENSLRLSVEHSGHLYDDSPEEEAAQDSAEQEEEWEDGDDEVPSKTPAFVREKRKFFHPDPLASPSVLKNVQASSSTGEGLPAPKPKKQVRKRTAAAKKKGGLPKSYLMNVFKHFAKTKVSADVYPVLQETMDKFFERMAEDLETYALHAKRKTIEVEDAELLLKRQGYINDKVPVEVLIEKYLRMDQRKLLIPIATSGNVVIPKKRR